A single window of Zea mays cultivar B73 chromosome 10, Zm-B73-REFERENCE-NAM-5.0, whole genome shotgun sequence DNA harbors:
- the LOC103642217 gene encoding cell division protein FtsZ homolog 2-1, chloroplastic, producing the protein MATQLPCFTQLSPPSCSWIKDVGNCKATPDRVARSARALGHCHFRCCAGPRSANSFKKKDSFEKKDSFLELHPEVSLLRGEKSAEVVPMKGSSDGGLLEGLGVPPDRNDYSEAKIKVVGVGGGGSNAVNRMIESSMNGVEFWIVNTDVQAIRMSPVLPHNRLQIGQELTRGLGAGGNPDIGMNAAKESSESIQEALFGADMVFVTAGMGGGTGTGGAPVIAGIAKSMGILTVGIVTTPFSFEGRRRAVQAQEGIAALRNSVDTLIVIPNDKLLSAVSPNTPVTEAFNLADDILRQGIRGISDIITVPGLVNVDFADVRAIMQNAGSSLMGIGTATGKSRARDAALNAIQSPLLDIGIERATGIVWNITGGTDLTLFEVNAAAEIIYDLVDPNANLIFGAVIDPSLSGQVSITLIATGFKRQDEPEGRVSKGGQQGENGRRPSPAEGSSTVEIPEFLRRRGPSRFPRV; encoded by the exons ATGGCTACACAGTTGCCATGCTTCACACAGCTCAGTCCACCGTCTTGTAGTTGGATAAAAGATGTCGGGAACTGCAAGGCTACGCCTGATAGGGTAGCCAGAAGTGCCCGAGCTTTGGGCCACTGTCACTTCCGGTGCTGTGCAGGCCCCCGTAGTGCAAACTCTTTCAAGAAGAAAGACTCTTTCGAGAAGAAAGACTCTTTCCTCGAACTTCATCCGGAGGTATCTCTGCTCCGTGGCGAGAAGAGTGCCGAGGTTGTGCCAATGAAAGGTTCCTCTGATGGGGGTCTGTTAGAGGGACTGGGGGTGCCGCCGGACCGAAATGATTACAGTGAGGCTAAGATCAAGGTAGTTGGAGTTGGAGGCGGGGGTTCGAATGCAGTCAATCGGATGATTGAGAGCTCCATGAACGGCGTTGAGTTTTGGATCGTGAACACTGATGTGCAGGCCATAAGAATGTCTCCTGTGCTCCCCCACAATAGACTGCAGATTGGACAGGAGTTGACTCGAGGCCTGGGCGCTGGGGGAAACCCTGATATTGGGATGAATGCAGCAAAGGAGAGCAGCGAGTCCATTCAGGAAGCTCTTTTTGGTGCTGACATGGTTTTTGTGACG GCTGGAATGGGTGGAGGAACTGGAACTGGAGGTGCTCCTGTGATTGCTGGAATAGCCAAGTCCATGGGTATACTAACCGTTGGCATAGTCACAACGCCTTTCTCGTTCGAGGGGAGAAGACGGGCAGTTCAAGCTCAGGAGGGAATAGCAGCATTGAGAAATAGTGTGGACACCCTAATCGTCATCCCAAATGATAAGTTGCTGTCTGCTGTTTCTCCAAATACACCTGTAACTGAAGCATTTAATCTGGCTGATGATATTCTTCGTCAAGGCATTCGTGGCATATCTGATATAATTACG GTTCCTGGGTTGGTTAATGTTGATTTTGCTGACGTACGTGCTATCATGCAAAATGCAGGGTCATCCTTGATGGGTATAGGGACTGCTACAG GAAAGTCAAGAGCAAGGGATGCTGCTCTTAACGCCATCCAGTCGCCGCTGCTTGATATTGGAATTGAAAGAGCCACAGGCATTGTGTGGAATATCACTGGGGGAACTGACCTGACTTTGTTTGAG GTGAATGCTGCGGCCGAAATTATCTACGACCTTGTCGATCCAAACGCTAATCTGATATTTGGCGCCGTCATAGACCCGTCACTGAGTGGGCAG GTGAGCATAACCTTGATAGCTACTGGCTTCAAACGGCAGGATGAACCAGAAGGCCGCGTGTCGAAG GGTGGGCAACAAGGTGAGAATGGCCGACGCCCATCCCCAGCAGAGGGCAGCAGCACGGTGGAGATCCCAGAGTTCCTGCGACGAAGAGGACCTTCTCGCTTCCCACGAGTTTGA